A stretch of the Coleofasciculus sp. FACHB-1120 genome encodes the following:
- a CDS encoding MotA/TolQ/ExbB proton channel family protein, which yields MTFPELIEKGGPVMWPLLALSLLSLGTIFERLWFWARILTKERETVNRVLEAATRNWEVATEIAHQSRKQPIGRYLYAPLRLSNADPELFRLALEAAADEELASMRQGDKILEAVIALGPLLGLLGTVLGLIRSLSGIRLGDLGTSSTAGVTLGISESLISTAAGLIVAITSLVFYRLFQGFLFNQVKIFRKAGNELELMYRQEWPKLGIDRHPLKAKVETSDTAES from the coding sequence GTGACTTTTCCAGAACTGATTGAGAAGGGTGGGCCTGTAATGTGGCCTCTGCTAGCTTTATCGCTGCTGTCTTTGGGCACTATTTTTGAGCGCTTGTGGTTTTGGGCAAGAATCTTGACCAAAGAAAGAGAAACTGTAAATCGCGTGCTGGAAGCAGCAACTCGCAACTGGGAAGTTGCCACTGAGATTGCTCACCAATCTAGAAAACAGCCGATAGGGCGTTATCTGTATGCTCCCTTACGACTCTCTAATGCCGATCCAGAATTGTTTAGGCTGGCACTGGAGGCAGCCGCAGACGAAGAATTAGCTTCGATGCGCCAAGGCGACAAAATTTTAGAAGCAGTGATTGCCCTCGGTCCTCTACTAGGATTGTTGGGAACCGTGTTGGGATTGATCAGATCCCTGAGTGGGATTCGCCTCGGCGATCTCGGAACGTCTTCAACCGCTGGAGTGACTTTAGGGATTAGCGAATCTCTGATCAGTACGGCGGCTGGGCTGATAGTAGCAATTACCAGCCTTGTCTTCTATCGGCTGTTTCAAGGTTTTTTGTTTAACCAAGTCAAAATTTTCCGTAAAGCGGGAAATGAGCTGGAGTTAATGTACCGGCAGGAATGGCCCAAACTTGGTATCGATCGTCATCCGCTGAAGGCGAAAGTAGAAACTTCAGATACGGCTGAATCCTAG
- a CDS encoding manganese catalase family protein encodes MFFHKKETIHTVNITEPNPRYAQLLLEQFGGATGELTAALQYWVQSFHCENPGIRDMLQDIAIEEFSHLEMVGKLIESHTKNVDQTEAYRSTLFAVRGMGPHFLDSQGSAWTANYINEGGDVVRDLRADIAAEAGARQTYEELIKMAPDQGTKDTLVHLLTREISHTKMFMNALSSLGKLTDPFFGNIQPDETVNLYFNLSTNGKDERGPWNSEPDFKYVADPAAEVK; translated from the coding sequence GTGTTTTTCCATAAAAAAGAAACGATTCATACTGTTAATATCACAGAGCCTAACCCACGTTATGCCCAACTGCTGCTAGAGCAGTTTGGAGGAGCAACGGGTGAATTAACAGCTGCTTTACAGTATTGGGTGCAGTCATTCCACTGCGAAAATCCTGGGATTCGGGATATGCTCCAAGATATTGCCATCGAAGAGTTCAGCCACCTAGAAATGGTAGGCAAGCTGATTGAATCACATACCAAGAATGTCGATCAAACAGAAGCTTACCGGAGTACGCTCTTTGCTGTACGCGGCATGGGTCCACACTTTTTAGATAGCCAGGGAAGCGCTTGGACAGCCAACTATATCAATGAAGGTGGAGATGTTGTGCGCGATCTGCGGGCAGATATTGCCGCTGAAGCTGGGGCACGTCAAACCTACGAGGAGTTAATTAAAATGGCTCCCGATCAAGGTACGAAAGACACCTTGGTACATTTGCTAACTCGCGAAATTTCCCATACGAAGATGTTCATGAATGCGCTTTCTTCGCTGGGTAAATTGACCGATCCTTTCTTTGGCAATATCCAGCCGGATGAAACGGTCAATCTTTACTTTAACTTGTCTACAAATGGTAAAGATGAGCGCGGTCCTTGGAACTCGGAGCCAGATTTCAAGTATGTCGCCGATCCCGCTGCTGAAGTTAAATAG
- a CDS encoding GNAT family protein codes for MLKGERVTLRGIRRDDLPKLCEFNNDLAVELAGGGDPPIPQSLERLQAEFDQNAAKGGRDGTWFAIEADGKFIGQCGLVGFDIFQGVARVCELGIAIGDKEYWGRGYGREAIALLLNYAFRYWNLHRVWLRTNSRNERAIRCYQSCGFVEEGRLRGHEWYDGSYIDTLCMGILREEWEQIKKQD; via the coding sequence ATGTTAAAGGGTGAACGAGTAACGCTACGGGGTATACGGCGGGACGATCTGCCGAAACTGTGCGAGTTTAACAATGATTTAGCCGTTGAATTGGCGGGTGGAGGCGATCCGCCGATCCCCCAATCCCTGGAACGGCTACAAGCAGAGTTCGATCAAAATGCCGCTAAAGGTGGACGAGATGGCACCTGGTTTGCGATCGAGGCAGATGGCAAGTTCATTGGACAGTGCGGCTTAGTTGGTTTTGATATATTTCAGGGGGTGGCGCGTGTCTGCGAATTAGGCATTGCAATTGGGGATAAGGAATATTGGGGACGTGGCTACGGTCGTGAAGCGATCGCATTGCTGCTGAATTATGCGTTTCGATACTGGAATCTACATCGAGTTTGGTTAAGGACAAACTCAAGGAATGAACGCGCGATTCGCTGTTATCAATCCTGTGGATTTGTAGAAGAAGGTCGTCTCCGGGGTCACGAGTGGTATGACGGCAGCTACATTGATACGCTGTGCATGGGAATATTGCGCGAGGAGTGGGAGCAGATTAAGAAACAAGACTGA
- a CDS encoding serine/threonine-protein kinase, with amino-acid sequence MKSTGRAIAAAMIYCVSSGCQRPQNPSDQRFCLCCGQALLLKDRYRPVKPIGKGGMGRTFLAVDEHIPSKPNCVVKQLCFSQEDPTSFRKVVSLFRQEALHLNELGKHPQIPTLFAHFEQQQQLYLVQELISGHTLAQELQRGDIYNETEIWGFLQDLLPVLQYIHEHRVIHRDIKPANIIRRTPSTSSSVGEREGQLILIDFGIAKLFTDTALLHTGTIIGSPDYMAPEQTRGKALPSSDLYSLGVTCIYLLTGVPPLNMYDIVNNGWAWRNFLPKDRKVSDRLGQILDKLLENNIKDRYPDGASALQAVQQNLKPSPTPRISTQFQRLGGGITLNSEVGVDYKKLRDLLAKKKWKEADGETWALMCSVVGKSSNSYLFNSDIQKFPCEDLWTIDQLWVKYSQGRFGFSVQKQILQQVGGEYSSFCDRVGWPTHNPYIPDSGLKFSDKAPIGHLPSRRWVGGYEWWRHASAMAGKLEQCSIA; translated from the coding sequence ATGAAATCAACAGGGAGGGCGATCGCTGCTGCCATGATCTACTGTGTTAGCTCTGGATGTCAAAGACCCCAAAATCCTTCTGACCAAAGATTTTGCCTGTGTTGTGGGCAAGCGTTATTGCTTAAAGACCGTTATCGCCCAGTCAAACCCATTGGCAAAGGCGGTATGGGAAGAACTTTTTTGGCGGTGGATGAACATATTCCCTCCAAACCCAATTGTGTCGTCAAGCAACTCTGCTTCTCACAGGAAGATCCAACCAGTTTTAGAAAGGTCGTTTCCTTATTTCGTCAGGAAGCGTTACACCTCAATGAACTGGGGAAACATCCGCAAATCCCCACCCTATTCGCCCACTTTGAACAGCAACAGCAGCTGTATTTAGTGCAGGAGTTGATTTCCGGACACACTCTAGCGCAGGAATTGCAGCGAGGGGACATTTATAATGAAACGGAGATTTGGGGATTTTTACAGGATTTGTTGCCAGTTTTGCAATATATCCACGAACATCGGGTGATTCACCGAGATATTAAGCCAGCGAATATTATCCGCCGCACCCCCTCAACTTCCTCTTCCGTAGGAGAAAGGGAAGGTCAGTTGATCTTGATCGATTTTGGGATTGCCAAGCTATTTACAGATACGGCTTTGTTACACACTGGCACGATTATCGGTAGTCCCGATTATATGGCACCCGAACAAACGCGGGGCAAAGCCCTGCCCTCCAGCGACCTCTACAGCCTGGGCGTCACTTGTATTTACTTGCTGACTGGCGTTCCGCCTCTGAATATGTATGACATTGTGAATAACGGGTGGGCGTGGCGCAATTTTTTGCCCAAGGACAGAAAGGTCAGCGATCGCCTGGGTCAAATTTTAGATAAGCTGCTGGAAAATAACATTAAAGATCGCTACCCAGACGGTGCCTCTGCCTTGCAAGCAGTACAACAGAATTTAAAACCCAGTCCTACACCCCGGATTTCAACTCAATTTCAACGATTGGGTGGTGGTATTACTTTGAATTCCGAGGTCGGAGTTGACTATAAAAAATTGCGAGATTTACTCGCCAAAAAGAAATGGAAAGAAGCTGACGGGGAAACCTGGGCACTTATGTGTTCGGTAGTCGGCAAGTCAAGCAATAGCTATCTCTTCAACAGCGATATTCAAAAGTTTCCTTGCGAGGATTTATGGACAATTGACCAGTTATGGGTAAAGTACAGCCAGGGGCGCTTTGGCTTCAGTGTACAAAAGCAAATTTTGCAACAGGTTGGGGGAGAATATAGCAGTTTTTGCGATCGCGTTGGCTGGCCTACCCACAACCCGTATATCCCTGACTCTGGTTTGAAATTTAGCGACAAGGCACCCATCGGACACCTACCATCGCGGCGGTGGGTAGGCGGTTATGAATGGTGGCGTCATGCTAGCGCAATGGCTGGGAAACTAGAACAGTGCAGCATCGCTTAG
- a CDS encoding YkvA family protein, translating into MNNFSIQSIYNWYRNSIRNPKYRWWVILGSLLYLFSPIDIAPDFIPIIGWIDDGVILTLLVAEVSQMLSQRLKSRDEQVVSEADVAGVGSTSNSDTVDVKAVSLK; encoded by the coding sequence ATGAATAATTTTTCAATCCAATCAATTTACAACTGGTATCGCAACTCGATCCGTAATCCCAAGTATCGTTGGTGGGTGATTCTAGGGTCATTACTTTATCTTTTCAGCCCGATTGATATTGCCCCGGATTTCATACCCATCATCGGATGGATTGACGATGGTGTGATTTTGACGCTGCTGGTTGCTGAAGTTTCCCAAATGCTATCTCAGCGCCTCAAGTCTCGTGATGAGCAAGTGGTCTCTGAAGCGGATGTTGCAGGTGTTGGGTCAACTTCCAATTCAGACACAGTTGATGTAAAGGCTGTTTCCCTCAAGTAG
- a CDS encoding biopolymer transporter ExbD, with the protein MKINLDTPGDDARIEIIPLIDVIFCILTFFLLAALQLTRQQAISVDLPKASSGTPQMREMLMVSLDDFGQIYVEQQQINSKDQLTQSLQNYRSTNPNGLMVLYASRTASYNDVIQVLDLLRDVGGDRVSLATLPGSGAAAGSNTQVPTAPTPGLAPYSGNAPIQPYNPYAPPSPSANPYNLGQPQLPVTPGQPEINPTIPGTIPATPAVPAPQRTDSAPKR; encoded by the coding sequence ATGAAGATTAACTTGGATACTCCGGGTGATGACGCCCGAATTGAGATTATTCCCCTGATTGATGTCATCTTCTGTATCCTGACGTTCTTTCTGTTGGCAGCTTTGCAACTCACTCGTCAGCAAGCAATCAGTGTGGATTTGCCCAAAGCTAGTAGCGGCACTCCGCAGATGCGAGAGATGTTGATGGTGAGTTTGGATGATTTTGGTCAAATTTACGTGGAGCAACAGCAGATTAATTCAAAAGATCAGCTGACTCAATCTTTGCAGAATTACCGCTCGACAAATCCAAATGGATTGATGGTGCTGTATGCTTCTCGGACTGCAAGTTACAACGATGTCATCCAGGTTTTGGATTTGCTGCGAGATGTGGGAGGCGATCGCGTATCTTTAGCGACTCTACCCGGTTCTGGTGCGGCGGCTGGCTCTAATACGCAGGTTCCTACGGCTCCTACTCCCGGTTTAGCTCCCTATTCCGGCAATGCTCCTATCCAACCATATAATCCTTATGCGCCACCCAGTCCATCAGCCAACCCATACAATTTGGGTCAGCCGCAATTGCCGGTGACTCCAGGACAACCAGAGATTAATCCCACGATTCCCGGTACGATACCCGCAACACCGGCTGTTCCTGCTCCCCAAAGGACTGATTCTGCTCCCAAGAGGTAG
- a CDS encoding aspartate kinase: MALIVQKYGGTSVGSVERIQAVAQRVLKTAQMGNSLVVVVSAMGKTTDGLVKLANQISTNPSRREMDMLLSTGEQVSIALLSMALQELGQPAVSLTGAQVGIVTEAEHTRARILHIQTHRVERHLDAGKVVVVAGFQGITSTEDLEITTLGRGGSDTSAVALAAALRASCCEIYTDVPGIFTTDPRLVPEAQLMGEITSDEMLELASLGAKVLHPRAVEIARNYGVELVVRSSWTDDPGTRVISPMPKPRSLQDLEIARPVDGVEFDTDQAKIALLRVPDRPGVAARLFGEIAHQALDIDLIIQSIHEGNTNDIAFTVSKNVINRAEAVAAAIAPALRNQNNPEQGEAEVMVDRQIAKVSIAGAGMIGRPGVAAQMFATLSSAGINIQMISTSEVKVSCVIDADDCDRAIALLCQTFEVNNSPLHQNRIIESSLAEQSRISTQSSVLHPQHSAPPVRGVALDFNQARLAIRHIPDRPGMAAQVFGLLAEKNVSVDMIIQSQRCRVVNGIATRDIAFTVAQADAAEAKSALEKLAPSLGCGEVLVDTAIAKVSIVGSGMVGQPGIAAQMFEALSQHQINIQMITTSEIKISCVVAENQGVTALQAIHAAFGLAGSQKIQVPA; encoded by the coding sequence ATGGCACTAATAGTCCAGAAATACGGTGGCACTTCAGTTGGTTCGGTGGAACGCATTCAGGCAGTCGCTCAGCGGGTTTTAAAAACAGCCCAGATGGGCAACTCGCTGGTTGTCGTAGTTTCGGCAATGGGGAAGACGACTGATGGATTGGTGAAATTAGCCAACCAAATCTCTACAAATCCCTCTCGTCGGGAAATGGATATGCTGCTCTCGACTGGCGAGCAAGTCTCAATCGCCTTGCTGAGTATGGCATTGCAGGAATTGGGACAGCCAGCGGTGTCTCTCACCGGGGCACAGGTCGGAATTGTTACCGAAGCCGAACACACCCGCGCCCGGATTCTGCATATCCAGACACATCGGGTGGAACGTCACTTAGACGCTGGTAAGGTGGTTGTGGTGGCGGGTTTCCAAGGCATCACCAGCACCGAAGATTTGGAAATTACCACCTTGGGACGCGGCGGTTCCGATACTTCGGCGGTAGCACTGGCGGCAGCTTTACGAGCAAGCTGTTGCGAAATCTACACCGATGTGCCAGGAATTTTTACGACCGATCCCCGGTTAGTGCCAGAAGCCCAGCTGATGGGGGAGATTACCTCTGATGAGATGCTTGAGTTAGCCAGCTTAGGGGCAAAGGTGCTGCATCCTCGCGCGGTGGAAATTGCCCGGAATTATGGCGTAGAGTTGGTGGTGCGTTCTAGCTGGACGGACGATCCGGGGACTAGGGTCATTTCTCCAATGCCCAAGCCGCGATCGCTCCAAGATTTAGAAATTGCCCGTCCTGTGGATGGGGTAGAATTTGACACCGACCAAGCGAAAATAGCGCTGCTGCGGGTACCCGATCGCCCCGGCGTGGCGGCGCGGCTATTTGGTGAAATTGCCCATCAAGCCTTAGATATCGACCTAATTATCCAGTCGATTCACGAAGGCAATACGAACGATATTGCATTTACAGTTAGCAAAAACGTCATCAATCGGGCGGAAGCTGTAGCCGCAGCGATCGCGCCCGCCCTCCGCAACCAAAATAACCCGGAACAGGGAGAAGCCGAGGTGATGGTAGACAGGCAAATTGCCAAAGTTTCCATCGCGGGTGCGGGAATGATTGGGCGTCCGGGTGTGGCGGCGCAGATGTTCGCCACCCTTTCTAGTGCTGGAATCAATATTCAGATGATTTCCACCTCGGAGGTGAAAGTTAGTTGCGTCATTGATGCGGATGATTGCGATCGCGCGATCGCTCTGTTGTGTCAAACCTTTGAGGTGAACAATTCCCCTCTCCACCAAAACAGAATCATCGAAAGTAGTTTGGCAGAACAAAGCCGAATTTCTACTCAGTCCTCAGTTCTCCATCCTCAGCACTCCGCTCCCCCAGTGCGGGGTGTTGCCCTCGATTTCAATCAAGCGCGTCTCGCCATTCGTCATATCCCCGATCGTCCAGGGATGGCAGCTCAAGTGTTTGGACTCTTAGCTGAGAAAAATGTCAGCGTGGATATGATTATCCAATCCCAACGCTGTCGCGTGGTGAATGGGATCGCGACCCGCGATATTGCCTTCACCGTCGCCCAAGCAGATGCAGCAGAAGCGAAATCAGCACTCGAAAAACTCGCACCATCTTTAGGCTGCGGCGAAGTTTTGGTGGATACAGCGATCGCTAAAGTAAGTATCGTCGGTTCCGGTATGGTCGGGCAACCCGGTATCGCCGCCCAAATGTTTGAAGCGCTCTCCCAACACCAAATCAATATTCAGATGATTACAACTTCTGAAATAAAAATCAGCTGCGTTGTAGCAGAAAATCAGGGCGTCACCGCCTTACAAGCTATCCACGCCGCTTTTGGACTTGCCGGTAGCCAAAAAATTCAAGTTCCCGCTTAA
- a CDS encoding phage holin family protein, giving the protein MDLIDVLITWLVTAASLLIISKLPLGVEIDNPGIGYISAAVFGVLNAAISFVFFTLPNTLTFGIYGFFAKLLTLGLFSFTLNVIALTLAARLITGFRLEKGIWSAVIGAIALAAVSSFITSVVIGQPTAIA; this is encoded by the coding sequence ATGGATTTAATTGATGTGCTGATTACCTGGTTGGTAACAGCTGCTAGTTTGTTGATTATTAGCAAGTTACCACTCGGAGTTGAAATTGATAACCCAGGAATAGGCTATATTTCGGCAGCCGTTTTTGGTGTTTTAAATGCAGCGATTAGCTTTGTATTTTTTACCTTGCCGAATACATTAACGTTTGGCATCTACGGATTTTTTGCAAAGCTCCTGACTTTGGGTTTATTCTCTTTTACCCTCAATGTCATTGCACTGACATTAGCCGCTAGATTAATTACTGGTTTTCGTTTGGAAAAAGGGATTTGGAGTGCTGTTATCGGTGCGATCGCTCTCGCCGCTGTCAGCAGCTTTATTACCAGTGTCGTGATTGGTCAGCCAACAGCAATTGCGTAA
- a CDS encoding HNH endonuclease translates to MFTRFEKLPIRVSELKTCFYCGDSLPATEKEHIFNSSWGGSHKTGDLICNECNNSFSRQIDSAFSVYVEAVMNAWSFKGERHKDVPKIILGGDYFLDKGAILKLQKAIIEDELQPDGTIEKYFVFNSKSQAKRWIEEGGMASWLGRLPSVEEQKYFKELIKQATPNVLDAKPQKFSAGLNFREQYRSSAHTIFKCLKFYLPEWISSDLTKPVQQFARYDQGDWRFFAVNVEQIISIAEQAASIFKLGVYHNSVEVYWCSHLKMVIGVLTILHRVRRTVIIAQNYCGPDAILYVAEDTYGSKKPPQALFAEFDSKKFSLPLLGVQYFASLPKMEQFFDNELRVLMTRYYPIDAITARLIEGIKALNDKTPRINETAIEEYVNLFVEFISNLSKILGVPIDSDRARTKLFEYGFSSLANQYIGRACTDLDVTDLMVKALDHVMKDCNLDTP, encoded by the coding sequence ATGTTTACTCGTTTTGAAAAATTGCCCATACGGGTATCAGAGTTGAAAACTTGCTTCTACTGTGGAGATTCGCTACCAGCCACAGAAAAAGAACATATTTTTAATTCATCTTGGGGTGGCTCACACAAAACGGGAGACTTGATATGTAATGAGTGTAATAATAGCTTTTCAAGACAAATAGACTCAGCTTTTTCTGTTTATGTAGAGGCTGTAATGAATGCTTGGTCATTTAAAGGGGAACGTCATAAAGATGTACCAAAAATTATCTTAGGAGGAGATTATTTTTTAGATAAAGGAGCGATACTTAAGCTTCAAAAGGCAATCATTGAAGATGAACTTCAGCCCGATGGAACGATTGAGAAATATTTCGTTTTTAACTCTAAAAGTCAAGCCAAACGTTGGATAGAAGAAGGCGGTATGGCTAGTTGGCTAGGAAGATTACCATCAGTAGAGGAACAGAAATATTTCAAGGAATTAATAAAGCAGGCAACTCCAAATGTCTTAGATGCTAAGCCTCAGAAATTTTCTGCTGGGCTGAATTTTCGGGAACAGTATCGTTCATCTGCTCATACAATTTTCAAGTGCCTAAAATTCTATTTACCAGAGTGGATTTCTAGTGATTTGACTAAACCTGTTCAACAATTTGCACGATATGACCAAGGTGATTGGAGGTTTTTTGCAGTCAATGTTGAGCAAATTATTTCTATAGCTGAACAGGCGGCAAGCATCTTTAAATTAGGTGTTTACCATAACTCAGTAGAGGTTTACTGGTGTTCTCATTTAAAGATGGTCATTGGTGTGCTAACTATCCTTCATCGAGTCAGAAGGACAGTTATCATTGCTCAAAACTATTGTGGGCCAGATGCCATATTATATGTTGCTGAAGATACATATGGTTCTAAAAAACCTCCTCAAGCACTGTTTGCTGAATTTGACTCAAAGAAATTCTCTCTACCATTATTAGGCGTGCAATATTTTGCATCTCTCCCTAAAATGGAGCAGTTCTTTGATAATGAGCTTAGAGTTCTTATGACACGTTATTATCCGATTGACGCTATTACGGCTCGTTTAATTGAAGGAATCAAAGCACTTAACGATAAAACTCCTCGAATCAATGAAACAGCGATTGAAGAGTATGTGAACTTGTTTGTGGAATTTATCTCGAATTTAAGCAAAATTTTAGGAGTGCCTATAGATTCAGATAGGGCACGTACCAAGCTTTTTGAATATGGTTTTTCAAGTTTAGCAAATCAGTATATAGGTAGGGCTTGTACAGATTTGGATGTTACTGATCTGATGGTAAAAGCGCTTGACCATGTTATGAAAGATTGCAACTTAGATACGCCCTAA
- a CDS encoding DUF4359 domain-containing protein gives MKGLQIITTIAGIALAGLGVAMALTNPTQEEYEEFALQQLTVYIKDNVCEKAPENFENFLKRQCSLLVETGSPQVKKLIAETTERQNFIFFSIYRTDLSVSSFLPSYHFESVGAFDNVYIYQAQKQ, from the coding sequence ATGAAGGGTTTACAGATTATTACAACGATTGCCGGAATCGCCTTAGCTGGACTGGGCGTAGCGATGGCGCTGACAAATCCCACTCAGGAAGAGTACGAAGAATTTGCCTTACAGCAACTAACGGTGTACATCAAAGACAATGTTTGTGAAAAAGCCCCAGAGAATTTCGAGAATTTTTTGAAGCGTCAATGCAGTTTATTAGTCGAGACAGGAAGCCCGCAAGTGAAGAAGCTGATTGCTGAAACGACAGAGCGGCAAAATTTTATCTTCTTTAGCATTTACCGCACTGATTTGTCGGTTAGTTCGTTCTTGCCTTCTTATCATTTTGAGTCGGTGGGAGCCTTCGACAATGTCTATATTTACCAAGCACAGAAGCAATAA
- a CDS encoding sirohydrochlorin chelatase has protein sequence MPKSSAYLLVSHGSRDPRPQAAVEQLATLISEKAWRSDIAWMQASQPVRRLAAPPMLETRNFTSLQEPLVGTAVLELATQPLHEQIRQFGVRVASAKQNRVASMQQNRAVASEYQSEYPCLQILPLFLLAGVHVMEDIPEEVAIAQAAFGSQLKIDIRPHLGSHLGLSRLLASQFASITADARILLAHGSRRAGGNQSVETIARTLDAVPAYWSVPPSLEDRVKALVEAGKEKIAILPYFLFAGGITDAIAQTVERLSQQFPSAKLQMAESIGASAELADLIWDLRSQ, from the coding sequence TTGCCCAAGTCATCTGCCTATCTACTGGTCTCTCACGGAAGCCGCGACCCTCGCCCCCAAGCTGCTGTAGAACAGCTGGCAACCCTGATCTCCGAGAAGGCGTGGAGGTCAGATATTGCCTGGATGCAGGCATCCCAACCCGTTCGCCGCTTGGCTGCACCGCCGATGCTAGAGACGCGAAATTTTACGTCTTTACAAGAGCCACTGGTGGGTACAGCAGTGCTAGAATTGGCAACCCAACCGTTGCACGAGCAAATCCGGCAATTTGGCGTTCGCGTAGCGTCTGCGAAGCAGAATCGCGTGGCGTCTATGCAGCAGAATCGTGCTGTTGCATCTGAGTACCAATCTGAGTACCCCTGCCTTCAGATATTACCGCTGTTTCTCCTGGCGGGAGTTCATGTAATGGAGGATATCCCAGAGGAAGTCGCGATCGCTCAAGCAGCGTTTGGCTCTCAATTAAAAATTGACATTCGTCCTCACTTAGGCAGTCACCTTGGCTTGAGCCGTCTGTTAGCCAGTCAATTCGCTTCGATAACCGCAGACGCTCGGATTCTCTTAGCTCACGGAAGCCGCCGTGCTGGGGGAAATCAGTCAGTAGAGACCATTGCACGGACTTTGGACGCGGTGCCAGCTTACTGGTCGGTGCCACCCAGTCTAGAGGACAGGGTGAAAGCGTTGGTGGAGGCGGGCAAGGAAAAAATCGCTATCCTGCCTTATTTTCTATTTGCTGGGGGAATTACGGATGCGATCGCTCAAACAGTTGAGCGATTATCCCAGCAGTTTCCATCGGCAAAACTCCAGATGGCTGAATCAATCGGCGCTAGCGCGGAATTAGCGGATTTAATTTGGGATTTGAGAAGTCAATGA
- the cobA gene encoding uroporphyrinogen-III C-methyltransferase — MNLTLTENTQVNRRTCLGKVYLVGAGPGDPGLLTLKGKGLLECADVVVYDALVSPQILAMINPQAEKIDAGKRMGRHSLLQEDTTQLLIEKAQTAAIVVRLKGGDPFVFGRGGEEMEDLVNAGVPVEVVPGVTSGIAAPAYAGIPLTHRAYSSSVTFVTGHESVGKYRPAVNWQAIAHGSETIVIYMGVHNLPYITEQLQTAGLSPETPVALVRWGTRPEQEELIGTLNTIVAQVEATEFGAPAIAIIGAVVNMHQILSGCRPLSLKIEG; from the coding sequence ATGAACCTCACACTTACAGAGAACACACAGGTAAACAGGAGAACGTGTTTGGGTAAAGTATATCTAGTGGGTGCAGGGCCGGGAGATCCTGGTTTGTTAACCCTCAAAGGGAAAGGGCTGTTGGAGTGTGCCGATGTCGTAGTTTACGACGCTCTGGTCAGTCCCCAAATTTTGGCAATGATTAATCCCCAAGCCGAAAAAATTGACGCGGGAAAGCGGATGGGGCGTCATTCCCTGTTGCAGGAAGACACGACTCAACTGTTAATTGAAAAAGCCCAAACTGCGGCAATCGTGGTGCGCCTCAAAGGTGGCGATCCCTTTGTGTTTGGTCGGGGCGGTGAGGAGATGGAAGACTTAGTGAATGCAGGAGTGCCAGTGGAAGTCGTACCGGGGGTAACATCTGGGATTGCCGCTCCTGCTTATGCCGGAATCCCTTTAACTCACCGTGCTTATAGCTCCTCGGTGACATTTGTTACTGGACACGAATCCGTCGGCAAGTATCGACCCGCAGTGAACTGGCAAGCGATCGCCCACGGTTCGGAAACGATTGTCATCTACATGGGCGTTCACAACTTACCCTACATTACAGAACAACTTCAGACAGCAGGCTTAAGCCCAGAGACGCCGGTAGCATTGGTGCGCTGGGGAACTCGACCGGAACAAGAAGAACTGATCGGCACCTTGAACACGATTGTGGCGCAAGTCGAGGCGACTGAATTTGGGGCACCCGCGATCGCGATTATTGGCGCAGTTGTGAATATGCACCAGATTCTGTCAGGCTGTCGTCCACTCAGCTTGAAGATTGAGGGCTGA